In the Helianthus annuus cultivar XRQ/B chromosome 11, HanXRQr2.0-SUNRISE, whole genome shotgun sequence genome, one interval contains:
- the LOC110890875 gene encoding pentatricopeptide repeat-containing protein At2g22410, mitochondrial, which translates to MIISNFRIRHCTHKPHPDHILTLSYHTRSLLRPKEDPANWNTTHSSILSNPLLSTLEKCKSMDQMKQIQTQMIITGLIHDGFAASRLLAFSALSESRNLDYCKRILNSLRYPNVFSWNVSIRGCSESQKPEESLLLYIEMLRRSKPVRPDNYTYPFLLKCCAKLLLIRMGVGLIGHVIRSGFDTDVYVHNAVIHMLVSCGELDDAHKVFDESCMRDLVSWNSIINGYVKSGKPWEALRLYRQMYEDGILPDEVTMIGMISCCAQSENLNLGMEFHRYVENNQIKMTVPLVNALMDMYIKCGDMETAERLFNKMTVKTIVSWTTMIAGYGKHGRMDAAKKLFDEMPDKDVVPWNALIGGYVQTKRFKEALSVFHEMQSTNVYPDEVTMVYCLSACSQVGALDLGTWMHRYIKKQNLSITVGVGTALVDMYAKCGNIETALQLFDELPSRNSLTWTTIIVGLANNGNAHDAISRFNEMIRVGLTPDEVTFLGVLSACCHGGLVHEGREIFTQMTSKFNVSPKCKHYSCMVDLLGRAGLLNEAEEVINNMPIKPDDGVWGALFFACRIHKNIEMGERAGFKLLELDPSDGGIYVLLASMYWEAKMFEKSMEVRKLMRIRGVDKTPGCSSVEINGRVYEFLIRDKSHPQNREISEVLVHLTKQLVGFEDLDRHFVLLSSA; encoded by the coding sequence ATGATCATTTCCAACTTCAGGATTCGCCATTGTACTCATAAACCGCACCCAGATCATATATTAACCTTATCATACCATACGCGATCGCTTCTACGTCCCAAAGAAGATCCCGCTAATTGGAACACGACTCATTCTTCCATCCTTTCAAACCCACTTTTATCTACATTGGAAAAATGCAAATCCATGGACCAGATGAAACAAATCCAGACACAAATGATCATCACGGGATTAATCCATGACGGGTTTGCCGCAAGTCGGTTACTTGCCTTTTCCGCACTCTCAGAATCAAGAAATCTTGATTACTGTAAAAGAATATTGAACAGTTTACGTTACCCAAATGTGTTTTCATGGAATGTATCAATTAGGGGTTGTTCCGAGAGTCAAAAACCGGAAGAAAGTCTTTTGTTGTATATCGAGATGTTAAGGAGGAGTAAACCAGTGCGACCGGATAATTACACGTATCCGTTTTTGCTTAAATGTTGTGCGAAGTTGTTGTTGATTCGGATGGGTGTTGGGCTTATCGGGCATGTTATTCGTTCGGGTTTTGATACCGATGTGTACGTACATAATGCCGTTATTCATATGTTGGTGTCTTGTGGGGAGCTAGACGATGCACACAAGGTGTTCGATGAAAGTTGTATGAGAGACTTGGTATCTTGGAATTCGATTATTAACGGGTATGTAAAGAGCGGGAAGCCGTGGGAGGCGTTGAGATTGTACCGACAGATGTACGAAGACGGGATTTTGCCGGATGAGGTTACGATGATTGGAATGATATCTTGTTGCGCTCAATCGGAAAACTTGAATCTCGGGATGGAATTTCATCGATACGTTGAAAACAATCAAATAAAGATGACGGTTCCACTTGTTAACGCCTTAATGGACATGTACATAAAGTGCGGGGACATGGAGACTGCGGAGCGTTTGTTCAACAAGATGACGGTGAAAACAATCGTGTCGTGGACCACCATGATAGCCGGTTACGGTAAACACGGTCGTATGGATGCCGCCAAGAaactgttcgatgaaatgcctgaCAAAGACGTAGTTCCTTGGAATGCCTTGATCGGTGGTTACGTACAAACTAAACGGTTCAAAGAAGCGTTATCAGTGTTCCACGAAATGCAATCTACGAACGTTTATCCCGATGAAGTCACCATGGTTTATTGCTTGTCCGCATGTTCACAAGTCGGAGCACTCGATCTCGGAACATGGATGCATCGTTACATCAAAAAACAGAATCTTTCTATAACCGTTGGTGTAGGCACCGCGTTAGTCGACATGTACGCCAAATGCGGTAACATAGAAACCGCACTCCAACTGTTCGACGAACTTCCCAGCCGAAATTCGTTAACATGGACCACGATAATCGTCGGTCTAGCCAACAACGGAAACGCTCACGACGCAATATCACGTTTCAACGAGATGATTCGTGTCGGTCTGACGCCAGACGAGGTGACGTTTCTCGGCGTTTTGTCAGCTTGTTGCCATGGCGGTTTGGTACACGAGGGTCGTGAAATTTTCACCCAAATGACATCGAAGTTCAACGTTTCGCCGAAATGTAAACACTACTCGTGTATGGTAGACCTTCTTGGTCGGGCCGGGTTGCTGAACGAAGCCGAAGAGGTTATAAACAACATGCCGATTAAACCGGATGACGGTGTGTGGGGAGCGTTGTTTTTTGCGTGCAGGATTCATAAGAACATTGAGATGGGTGAACGGGCGGGGTTTAAGCTTCTTGAACTGGACCCGAGTGACGGTGGGATTTATGTGTTGTTAGCGAGTATGTATTGGGAAGCGAAGATGTTCGAGAAGTCGATGGAAGTGAGGAAGTTGATGAGGATACGAGGGGTAGATAAGACGCCTGGTTGCAGTTCGGTTGAGATTAATGGACGCGTTTATGAGTTTCTAATTAGAGACAAATCGCACCCTCAAAATCGAGAAATTAGTGAAGTCTTGGTTCATTTGACGAAACAACTTGTCGGTTTTGAAGATTTAGATCGTCACTTCGTTCTACTGTCAAGTGCTTAG